The Marivirga tractuosa DSM 4126 genome contains the following window.
CAAGAAAATTTGCTGAATGAAACATATAACTATCTTTCTTATCTTGAATCACAAGAAGAAGATGATGTTTTCAGAAAAGCTTACGAGAATAGTCTAAAGAAAGTTTGGGATAATACAGAAGATGACATCTACAATCAATTTGTTAAATAGATAAATACTAGGACAAGTCAATTAATTCTATATAAAAATGACTTCTGAACAATTGTATTCAAAGCTTACTTCCTTAAAAACTGAGTTAAAAGAAAAATATTCAGTTGAGCAATTAGCCATTTTTGGTTCTTATGCTAAGGGTATGCAAAAACCAGAATCGGATATTGATATATTAGTTTCATTTAAAAAACCAATTGGATGGTCATTTTTTGATTTACAAGATTATTTGGAAAGTCAACTTGGAAAAAAAGTAGATTTAGTTACCCCCAATGCTTTAAAAGAATTGATAAAACAAAATATTCTTGATGAAGCCCATTACCTATGAAAAATAGACCAATGCTACTTTACCTTTTGGATATGCAAACTGCTATCCAACGAATATTAGATTATACTAAGGATTTGGACTATGATGGTTTCGCTAATAACTTCAAGGTCGTGGATGCAGTTATCAGAAATTTTGAAATTCTAGGTGAAGCGGCTAAAAATATTTCACCACAAATTAGAGAGGAGTATCCAACTGTTCCATGGAAAAAATGTATGCGCTGAGAAACATGGTAATACACGAGTATTTTGGGATTGACCATTATCTAATTTGGGATATAATCAAAAATTATCTTCCTGAAAATCTTGAAGATTTAAATGAGGCAATTGAAGAAATAAAAGACTAACCAGCCTATATAAACTGCTGTGAACTTTATTTTTTTAATATTGAGTAATCTTTGTGCCTTTGCGACTCCCGACTAAAGTACGGGACAGGTTTTGTGGTTAGCCCAAAGCCTTAGGCTTTACATTAAAAACATAATATGACAGACACCGCCATCAGCGTACAAGGCTTAGGCAAGCAATACATCATCGGCCATAAAAAAGAAGGAGACTTCCGGCATGCCATTGGCAATAAACTAAGAAATATTTTCAAACCCGATGCCAGCGAAAAAGAAGTCTTTTGGGCACTAAAAGATATCGACTTTGAAATTAAGAAGGGTGAAGCAGTAGGCATTATTGGCAGAAACGGAGCAGGAAAAAGTACACTCTTAAAAATACTCAGTCGCATTACCGATCCTAGTACAGGCCGCTTTGAAATTAACGGGCGAGTTTCTTCTCTACTTGAAGTCGGCACTGGTTTTCACCCAGAACTTTCAGGTAGAGAGAACATCTACCTCAACGGCACCATCTTGGGTATGAAGCGAGCCGAAATCAGGCAAAAATTTGACGAGATAGTGGACTTTAGCGGTGTAGAAAAGTTTTTGGATACCCCTGTAAAGCACTACAGCTCCGGCATGAAAGTACGTCTAGCTTTTTCAGTTGCTGCCCACTTGGAACCCGAAATTCTCATTGTAGATGAAGTACTGGCAGTAGGGGATGCCGAATTTCAAAAGAAGTGCTTGGGTAAAATGGATCAAGTAACCAAAACCGATGGAAGAACAATTGTTTTTGTAAGTCATAATATGGGTGCAGTACAGAATTTATGTAGTAGGGGGGTATATTTAAAAGATGGCTTAATGGAGTTTAAGGGTGGAATAGAAGCCACTTTGGAAAATTATATGTTTTCAGTAAATAACCAAATTAAATCTAGCGAGTGGATTAATGATAAAGAATCAGATTCAGTAATTCACCTTAAGAGATGCAAAATTAAATTGATAGGAAAACAGCCAAATTTAATTTTAGAAATTAATACAGAGATAGCTTCAAATAAAAAACATAATAAATTATTTGTAGCATATGATATCACATCGGCAAGTGGCACACCCATATTTCAATCAATACCTATTCAAACACCGTTTATTGAATATAATTTATCATTGCAAATTGTAACTTCAAAAATTGAATTACCTAAACTAATTCCGGGGTTATATTCTGTTTCTGTTTGGTTTGGGGAGCACTTTTCAAGAGGAGTACTTTGGGAAAAAGAAATAGTAAATTTTGAAATAGAGAATTCCCCAGAATTAAATAGAACCTACCCACATAACCATAAGAATGGATTTTTAATAGAAAAATCAGATGTCACAATCACTCAGAAATAAGATTAATTCATTATTGCTAATAATTAATATTCAATTAATTAGAGTTAAGCCTATAGAAAAAATTGCTGATAAATTATTTAATAAATATCGTCAATATACTATGGTTCCTCTAATTACTTTTAAGGATAATTTGACCTTGATAGAGGATCATGTTCATAAAAAAGATGGTATAGTTGTGGAATGTGGCGTATGGAGAGGTGGAATGGCTGCTGCCATAGGTGAAATTTTACCAAATAAGAAATTCTTTTTATTTGACAGTTTTGAAGGCTTGCCAGAAGTACAAGAGATTGATGGAAAAGCAGCAAATGAATGGCAAAGCAATAAGGAAAGTATCAGGTATAGAGATAATTGCAAAGCAGAGATGTATGAAGCAGAAACAGCAATGAAAAAGGCAAGGGCTAATTTTCAATTAGTAAAAGGATGGTTTAATCAAACGCTTCCTGATTTTAAATTTGATGATAAAATAGACTTGTTACGTTTAGATGGTGATTGGTATGATTCAACAATGGATTGTTTTGTAAATTTATATCCTAAGGTTAAAAAAGGAGGGCTTATAATAATAGATGATTATTTTGCATGGGATGGATGTTCCAGAGCTACCCATGATTATTTAAGTCAAATTAAATCAGAATCTAGGATTCAAATGAGTAAAAACGGAGTTTGTTATATTATTAAAAAGGATTAGAATGAATCAAATTGAGGTAAAGCATTTTTATGATTCATTTAAAAATAAACTAATAAATGACTTTTTAGCCCCAAATATTAGAATTGAAAATGCAATCAAATTAGCTATAAAAAATATTCCAAAAAGTTCTAAATCTGTTTTAGATTTGGGGTTTGGTTTAGGGTGGAGTTCCTATGAAATAGCTAAGCATTTTCCAGAAGCCCAAATCAATGGTTTTGATATCAGCGAAGAGTTAACCAGAACAGCTAAGGACTTATTTAAAGTTTCTAACTTAAGTTATAAGTCTATGGATTTAACACAATTCTTTCCTAAAGGAAGTTTTGACGCTATTGTTTTACTTGATGTTTTTGAACATATTCCTGTTTCTGCTAGAGAGACTTTTTATGTGAATATTCAAAATTCATTAAGTGAACAAGGAAGAGTTATTCTAACTTGCCCTACTATTTTTCACCAGAATTATCTGAGAAAAAATAATCCAGCGGGGCTGCAACCAGTAGATGAAAATGTTGATTTAAATGTTATTTTGGATTTTGCCTCTAAAACAGAAACGAACTTAGCTCATTTCGAATATTTAAATATTTGGAACAGTCGAGATTATTTTTTTGCTATAATTGAACGTCCTTATAAATATCATACTAGTCATATAAATCAATATGAAAAAAAGATTAATTTACTAGATTTTTATTCTAAATATTCACTTCTGAAAGTAAGTAATTTATCAAATAGCATGCTCCCTGAGCTCAGCTTGAAACAAAAATTAAAACTTCGATTAAAATCCACTGCGAATTGAAAAGACTCTGCATTATAACACCATCATTAGGTAAATATTCAGAAACATTCATTCAAAATCAAATAGATTATTTGCCATTCGAAAAGTTTGTTGTTACTACTGGAACAGGTGAGTTTGCAGATAAAAATGGCATACCTCTAGCTAGTCCCAGTTTTTATGCAAAGACTAAGAGAATATTAAATAGAAAAATAAAAAAAGAGGATTATAGGATTCAACAAATTAAGCTACTGGAGAAGTTTTTTCAGCAAAATATAATTGACCATGTTTTATTTCAGTATGGCACTACTGCTGAAAAAGCTTATTTGGCTTGTGTTAATTTATCCATACCATTTACAGTTCATTTTCACGGTTATGATGCATACTCTCTTAAATATGGAAAAAGCTATTATAAGTATATCTTGGAATATTGCTCAAATGTAATTGTAGTATCTCAACACATGAAGAACCAACTTATTTATTTAGGTTGTCAAGCAGATAAAATATCACTTATCCCGTATGGGAGCAATTTCGAGATTGATCATAATTTAGTTGAATATAAAACTATAAAGAGAAAGTTTTTAGCTGTTGGAAGGTTTGTTGAGAAAAAAGCTCCATATATAACTATTTTGGCGTTTGCTGAAGCGTTAAAAATAAATAAAGAAATAACCTTAGATATGGTTGGCGAAGGTGATTTACTCCCTGTTTGCAAAGACATTGTGATTGGATTAGGGTTGGAAAACAATATAAAGTTTCATGGGGCTTGTAGTCACGATATGGTTAAAAGGATGATGCATGAAACCGATGTTTTTATTCAACATTCCAAGAGAGCTGAAAATGGTGATTGTGAAGGATTGCCAAATTCAATTATTGAAGCTTTAATGTTAAAAAAGCCAGTTATTTCAACATTTCATTCTGGCATACCTGAAATTGTAAAAGATAGTGTGAATGGATTTTTAAAGAATGAAGGAGACTTAATAGGGACCAAAGATAAAATATTAGAAGCAATTGAATATGATTTTGAATTTCCTGAAATGGAATATTTAAAATTAGAGAATAGCATTAAGAGATTGACATCAGTTTTAAATGGGCAGTAAAATAGAACCGGTATTATCCATAATAATGCCAGCTTATAATGCAGAAAAGTATATTTCAGAAGCAATTGAATCAATTATAAATCAAACTTATACAAATTGGGAGCTATTAATATGTGATGATAATTCTACAGATAAAACTTATGAAATTGCAAAAAGTTTTATGGATGAAAGGATAAAACTATTTAAAAATCCTGTAAATAAAAAAAAACCGAAAACGACTAATTGGTTATTTACTAAATCTAAAGGAGAAATCATCACAATACATGATGCCGATGATATTTCGCATCCACTAAGATTTGAGAAACAAATAAACCAAATTTTAAAATCACCAAATTATTTCTGTGGCTGCGATATGCAGTACATCAAAGAAAATGGCAAATTATTAAATAGAGGCATAAAAAAAATAAATATTTTAAATAGAAATTATCCAAGAGTTGGAGATGCAACTTTAGTTTTTTATAAATCTGCAATTGATAATGGTGTTATTTATAGAGATTTTTTTTCAAATAATATGGATTACGATTTTGGATTAAGATTATTAAAAAATTATAGTTATAAAAATGTAAATGAGTATTTGTATTACTACAGGAATGTCCCATTTTCTATAAGTAAGAATCATTTAAAAAAAGATATTTTTATAAATCCAGAACTTGTTAGGTATTTTCATGATCAAAGAACAGTCAATAATATTGATTCATTAGATTTAAATAATTTTGAGGATATTGAAAACAAAACAAAAAATATTCTAATAGAACTTCAGTCTGACAAATCAGCCTTGGAACGTAAGGCTGTAGGGTTTTTATTAAATCTTAAGATGAATAAAACAGCCCTTCGAATTTGGATGGTAGGCTGGAGAAAAGACTACTTGAACATTGATATTTATAAGAATTTATTGTGGCTCATTAGGAACACATTTCTAAGGAAATATGATTGAAAAATTGTCAATTATAATGCCAGTTTATAATGCTGAAAGATATTTGGAGCAAGCAATCCAGTCACTTATCAATCAAACTTTTCAAAATTGGAAATTACATGTTTGTGATGATGCGAGCCATGACAATAGTTGGGAGCTAATAAAAAGATTTGAAAAACTTGATTCTCGAATTCAAATTTATCGAAATGAAGCGAATAAAGGGAAAGTAAAAACAGTAAATGATTTACTCAAATATTGTAACAGTAAATATTTAACGGTTCATGATGCTGATGATTGGTCAGAGCCAGATCGATTTGAATATCAAGTTTCTTTTTTAGAGGGTAATCATGATTTTTATCTTTGTGGGACTTCATTTTATGAGCATAATAGAAGAAATAAAGAAATTATTCACCAACCCACGAATTATTCTTTAATAAAAGAAAAGTTGCCAAAAACAAGTCAATTTCACGGACCAACAATTGTTTTCAAACAAGAAATAATAAATGAGATTGGGGGTTTTTATAGATACTTTAAATGGGGAGAAGATATTGATTTTTGTGCCAGAGTTGTTGAAAAATATAAGGCGACAAATATTGACCGTCCTTTATATAATTATAGAGTTCATGCAAATTCACTCACTAACAATATAAATCAATTATCACTTGAAAGATTTATTGGTCCAAAGATCCGAATATTCTTAGCAAATCAAAGAATAACAGAAGGTTCTGATTTTTTAATGCGAGGAGAAGATTATTTATTAGAAAAATATGTAGACAAACTTCTTAGTAACGTAAATTATGGACAAGTCTATAGGGAATTTAGTAATTATCTTTATCATAAGGGTTTCAAAAGAAAAGCAATCTTAGCAGCTCTAAAGAGTATAATTAATACTCCTTCTTTCTCAAATTTTAAAAATCTATTAGTATTATCCATTAAATGAATTTAGAAGATAATATTTTATGGTTTAAATCATTAAGAAAATTCAACTACTTAAATGTATTGAAATTTGCTAAAATATATTTCAACCCAATTATTATAGTAGGGTGTGGTCGGTCTGGCACTTCCCTTTTATTATCCATAATATCTTCCCATTCAAATGTATTTGGTTTTAATAAAGAAACCGAAGTGTTAATGCATGAAATAAAATATGGCAAATTATTAACTTTAATAAATAATTTTAGAAAATTATTACCATACACAGGCAAAATTCCTATTAAAAAATCAGCAATGTACTGGTGTGAGAAATCTCCAAGGAACATCAGGTTTATAAAAAGTATATTACAAACTTATCCTAATGTTAAAATAATTCATATTGTAAGGGATGGTAGAGCAGTAATTACATCTAAACATCCTCTCACTAAAAATTACTGGTTGAGCAAAGAGAGATGGATATATGATGTTAATAAAGGATTGAAATATAAAAACGATCCAAATATTATGACCATCAAATATGAAGATTTAATAAATCAAACAAAGAACGCAAGCATTCAACTTTGTGAATTTTTAAATATACCATTTGATGAAAAGATGTTGAATTATGATCAACATTCTGATGTGAAAAATATGCATTCTTTTCATGGTGGAGCAGTAAATAAAATTTATAAAGATGCACTATTGAAGTGGAAGAATCCCGAACACGAAAAGTTAATAGCTGAAGCCTATAGTGATAAAAGTTTTTTGGACTTACTTAAGAAATTAAATTATATCTAAATGTTAATCAGTGTTTTAATGCCGGCCTATAATACTGAAAAATATTTAGCCGAAGCTATAAATTCTATTTTAGATCAAACGCACCAAAATTGGGAATTACTAATATGTGATGATGCATCCACAGATAAAACATATCATATTGCTAATTCATTTGAAGACAGTAGAATCACGGTGTTTAAAAATGAAGTTAATTTAAAAAAACCTAAGACAACTAATTGGTTGTTTAAGCAATCTAAAGGTCAAATTATAACAATACATGATGCGGATGATTTAAGTAGCTGTGATAGATTTGAGAAAATCATAGATAAATTTAAGAAAGACAAAAGTATTTATGCTTGTGGGCATGAAATTCAAAGAATATCAGAAAAAGGAAAACATCTAAATTTATATAGAAGAAAATCTGTTCAATTTGAGGAAATACAGGAATTAATGGCTCATGATAATACGGATGGAGATCCTTCCCTCTTCATAAAAAGAGAGGTTATTGAAAATTTAGGTGAGATTTACAGACCGTATTTTCAAAATAATATGGATTACGATTTGGCACTAAGGATTATAGAAAATTACAAAACTACTAATATTACAGAAGTATTATCCTACTACAGAAATGTGCCGGATTCTATATCAAAAGAGGTAAAAAGTTACAAAAAATTAATTACCCAAGATATAACCAAATTTCTAGCTAGTGAAAGGAAAGAAATTGGTTTAGATGCGTTACAAAGGCAGGATTGGAGTCTAATAAAAGCAAAAGAAGAGGAGTTTTCCAAACCATATGTAAAGGATAAAACTCTTCATTTAAGGAAAATGGCATCTTTTTTCATGTATGTTAAGATGAATAGAACCGCTATAGATTATATGCTAATTGCAATTAGAAAAGAGCCATTTAAATTTGAAAACTGGAGAACAATTCAATATTGCCTGAGAAAATCAATATTTAAAATATGAAAATTCTTCATATAACTAATTGGTATCCTAACCAATTTAATAAATATGAAGCTAAATGGATAAAAGAACATATTGATGCATTATCTGTAAAAACTGAAAATAGAGTTATTCATTTTGAATTATTTAAACATGAAAGGTTTAGAGTTATAAAAAATAAAACTAAATACTTATCACAATATCTAATTCAAATACCTTTTGAAAAGTGGTTTATTTATGAAGTTATTCACTTTTCTTTTTTGGTTTATATTCTTTTAATTAAGAGGAAAAGTAAAGAATTTGATGTTATAAATTTTCACATTGCCTATCCTATGCTTACTTATTGGCATTGGATTAAGCGCTTTATAAAAAAGCCAATCGTCATTACAGAACATTGGAGTGCTTATCATTATAATTTTGGGGTGAATAAAAATCTCCCAAGAATAAAAAAGATATTTAGTCAAAAATTACCAGTAATTACAGTTTCAAAAGCTTTAGCAAATGATATCAAACAATTTGCAAATTCGGATTTTCCCTCATTTTTGATACCTAATGTTGTTGACGAAAATATATTCTATCCTGGAAACAATACAAAAGAAAATTTCTATTTTATGGTGAGTCAATGGAAATCACCTAAAACTCCACTACTTGCCATGAAAGCATTTATTAACTCTTCATATGTAAATGATCACCAATTAATAATTGGTGGATATGGTTCATTATGGAATGAAATGAAACAATATGTGAGCTCAAATAATCTTGAAAGTAAAATAAAATTTGTAGAAAAGCTGAACTCTAGTCAAATCGCAAATTATATGAGAAAATGTAAAGCATTTCTTCATCCAACTGATTATGAAACTTTTTCTGTAGTATGTGCTGAGGCCATTGCTTGTGGTGCATTTGTAGTTGCTCCAAATTCAGGGGGTATTCCAGAAGTTATCAAGAGTAATGGTTTTTTATTATCGAAAAATACATTAGATGCATGGGAAAAGGCTTTTGAACTAGCGTCATTTAAATTTAACAGTATTTCTGTTAATCAATTTTCAGCAAAGACCATAGGAGACAAGTATTCAAAAGTTTTAGAATCTCTAGTTAGGAATAAAATTAATGATTAAAGGGCTGTTGATTGAGTTTTTAGTTTATCTTATTGATAAAAAATTCACTTTAAAATCCATTAACAAGTATTTATATGATTGGGATTATAGTTTTAAAGAAACTATATATTATAATAGTTCCTACACTAAAGATTATAATTCAGAAAATCATAATTTCGACTTTTCATTCTTAAATAAGGTTTTTAAATTAAATCATTGGGTTCTGTTTTTACCCAAAGCAACAGTTTTTAATGAGACAGGAGTGATTGTTATAAATGGGAAAGTTCTATGTGATACAATCTATAATTCAAAAGGATATATAAAAAAATCAGGGCTTATTAAGCCTTACTTCAAATCAATCATAATTAAACCTAAAATACTTTCTGGTATTTATTTTCATCTTTCGGGATTATTTAATTACAATTTCTTTCATTTTTTAATAGAAGTCTTGCCTAAGATACTTGACTACATGATTTTGAGAAAAAAGAAACCTGAAATAAAATTGCTAATAAACAATAGAAATCCTTTTATAGAACAATACTTAAGCTTAATTGGAATACAGGATAGCGAAATTAAATATTTCCAAAATAACGTGATGGTTCAAAACTTATATTATTCTAATAATAAGTTTGTGTATGAGAAATTATTGGATGGCTATTGGAATAAACATATTTACTCAAAATACTATTTGAGAAAGATGGCTGAAAAGTTTCTATTATCTAATAACCCCAATTTAAATATTAGCAAAATAATTTACTTATCAAGAGCAGATTCAAATCGTGTTTTAATAAACGAGAGTGAATTCATGGAACATTTTAATCATTTTAAAATTAAAAAACTTGTACTAAGTAGGATGTGCATTTCCGATCAAATATTTTATTTTAAAAACGCATCTTTAGTTATTGCAATCCATGGTGCTTCATTGTCTAATTTAATTTATTCAAGTAATTGCAAAGTTATAGAGCTCTTTCCAAAAGGAAGAAATTCAAGTACCTTATATCAATTAAGGCAGATTAGTCAGATTGGAGAAAATAATTCCCACCACTTAGTTGAAATAAGTAATGTTGATAAAAATCAAAATATTTTAATCAATCAAGACGAGATACTTAAAGTAGAGAAGTTAATGTATGGCTATTAAATTTATATTTTGTATCAACTCTGGTAGATCCGGATCTAATTATTTATCTCACCTATTTAACGAGTCCTACAATTGCAATTCCTTTCATGAACCAAAGCCAGTAATGAATGGAGATTTCATTTATAAATATTTAAATGGTGGGAATTATGATTTTAATGCAGCTTTAAATATTAAATTTGAAACCATTATAAAAAGTAAAACAAAGGCTAAATATTTCGAAGCTAACCATACTTTTATAAAAGGATTTGGGTGGTTTACAAATAAATTTTTAACTCCTGAAGAAGTTGCAATAATAATATTGAAAAGAAATCCAAAGGAGGTAGCATTAAGTTTTATTAAAAACAATGTTTCACCTTATAATGTTGTTGGAAGAAATTGGATAATTCTTCCTACCTGTAAAAATCCAATAATATCTCCAAAAAAATTTGTAAGGCATTCGTTTTTAGTCTTTCACATTCACAAATTTATTTATTATTGTATTTATTGGGCTCATAAATTCTTTAAAATTCAAATAAAAAAGCCAAGTATTTTAAGGAATACCGAGTTAAAGTTTCTTAGATGGTACGTGGTTGAATTAAATGCAAGAGCAATTAAATTTCAGACAGACTTCCCAGAGTATAAGTATATTCATTTAGATTATAGTGAACTGAACAGTAGAAAGAAGATACTCGATATTGCCAAAACTTTGGGTTTAAATATAAATCAAAATTTCATAGATTTTATTGGTAATAGAAAAAATGCAACTGGTGATAGGAATAATGATCTATCATGAACTTAAGTAATAAAAATATTCTATTAATCTCCCCTGAATCATGGGATCATATTTTTGTTTCTAAACATCACTATGCTACGCATTTGGCAAAAAGCAATAATAAAGTTTATTTTTTAAATCCCCCTAAAGAGATAAGTTCTATATCGGTGAATAAAACTACTTATGAAAATCTATTCACCATTGATTATAAAGGATTTATCAAGGGGTTAAGGTTTTTACCAAGGATAATTCGAAAATACTTTATCGGACAAAAATTCAAAAAATTGGAGAAGGCTGCTAATGTTAAATTTGATTTGGTTTGGTCTTTTGACAATTCTGTTTTTTACGATTTTGACTCTTTACCGAAAGAAATTTATTCTATCTCTCATATAGTAGATTTGAATCAGGATTTTAACACTAAAATTGCAGCAAAATCAGCTGATTTATGTATTGGGGTGAAAAAAGAAATTGTGGATAGGTTGAAATGCTTTAATAAAAATACAATATTAATTCCTCATGGGGTCCAAGAATTTACACAAAGTTCAGAAAAAGTAATCCTACCAGGTAAAAATAGAATCAAAGCACTCTATATGGGTAATTTAGCAATGAAGCATATTGATTGGGAGTTATTGAATATGGTAGTAAATAAGAATGTCAATGTTGATTTCATATTAGTGGGTGATGGAATAGATCAAAACGAAAATAAATTTAATATTACTGAACAAAACAACATTTACTTAATAGGAAGAATTTTCTCTACTGAAATTGGCTTATATTTAAATAGCGCTGATATACTTTTGAGTTTATATGATGGATCTTATTCATCAAACTACGCTACACCACATAAAATAATGGAATATTTAGCTTCTGGAAAAATTATTTCTTCGACATGGATGGCGGAGTATGACCTGCTATATGAAAATGGTTTAATATTAATGTCTAAAACACAAAAAGAGTTTTTGGAAAATTTCAAAAAATTAATTGAGAATTTGGATGAG
Protein-coding sequences here:
- a CDS encoding glycosyltransferase, which gives rise to MNLSNKNILLISPESWDHIFVSKHHYATHLAKSNNKVYFLNPPKEISSISVNKTTYENLFTIDYKGFIKGLRFLPRIIRKYFIGQKFKKLEKAANVKFDLVWSFDNSVFYDFDSLPKEIYSISHIVDLNQDFNTKIAAKSADLCIGVKKEIVDRLKCFNKNTILIPHGVQEFTQSSEKVILPGKNRIKALYMGNLAMKHIDWELLNMVVNKNVNVDFILVGDGIDQNENKFNITEQNNIYLIGRIFSTEIGLYLNSADILLSLYDGSYSSNYATPHKIMEYLASGKIISSTWMAEYDLLYENGLILMSKTQKEFLENFKKLIENLDEFNSKEDQDKRKVIAESNSYFKQLERISESIKSI
- a CDS encoding glycosyltransferase family 61 protein is translated as MIKGLLIEFLVYLIDKKFTLKSINKYLYDWDYSFKETIYYNSSYTKDYNSENHNFDFSFLNKVFKLNHWVLFLPKATVFNETGVIVINGKVLCDTIYNSKGYIKKSGLIKPYFKSIIIKPKILSGIYFHLSGLFNYNFFHFLIEVLPKILDYMILRKKKPEIKLLINNRNPFIEQYLSLIGIQDSEIKYFQNNVMVQNLYYSNNKFVYEKLLDGYWNKHIYSKYYLRKMAEKFLLSNNPNLNISKIIYLSRADSNRVLINESEFMEHFNHFKIKKLVLSRMCISDQIFYFKNASLVIAIHGASLSNLIYSSNCKVIELFPKGRNSSTLYQLRQISQIGENNSHHLVEISNVDKNQNILINQDEILKVEKLMYGY